Below is a genomic region from Apostichopus japonicus isolate 1M-3 chromosome 7, ASM3797524v1, whole genome shotgun sequence.
TGACCTTTTTATGAACTCCATTCTTCCAATAAATATGCAGCTACGACAGAAAGAAATGGTTGTTAGAATTGTTCACACAATGATTTACTTATTTTGGGTAGCCATTCTTCAATTAACAGTGTATTATGGTTAAACAACTGCCtcaactttcatattttgtaggaTTCGCTGGTGTTATAGGCCACTAGGCATACTTTGCCGTACGATATCGAGGTCTTCCCGCAATTGAAATGCATACCTTGTGAAATATGTCGACATCTCGggtatttcttcatttgttgtCGCAATTAATCGTGTTTACAGTTACTTTCCAGCCAGTGGATGCAACATTAATCGAATCTACGAAACATAAAGCTTTGGGTATGTCTCTGTCTCACTGTCATAAAGTACGGctttcagaaagtcacaacttcACGAGAGCAGAAAAACAAGCGAAGGGAACACCacgtaaaaaaaaagtttcgaTAGATTTCATATTCCATATACGAGtttcaaaagttaataaaaGGGAAATCTTTTACCGTCtgagtacaatatatacatgccTGCAATACATCATATCGTCCGTTCGTGTTAGTGTGTATCACTAACTTAGCTTTGTACGTATAGTGTTGTGTCGTTGGTTCTGCTAAAGAGAACTAAGTCACTCAGGGCATTGTGTGGCAGTGTACAACTCTTTTGTAAAATGATCCTGTTTTACCCTGCACATACGTGGTAAATTACGGCTGAAGATAAATAATTGAGTATGCACATTAGAAAATCAAGGCAATGGTGGCTACTGAGTTTAGGCATTTATCAAAATTAGGGAGATTTTACCTTAAGACAGCGGCGTAACGATGAGTCTAGGGGCCCCTGGGTCCAGGGAAGGAAGGGCCCCCCTGGCTGCTGCGGAGAATCAACCGATGTGCGCGGAGCGCACATCACGAGCGCGGAGCGCGAAGTCCCAAAGGCGTGGGTCCAGGGAAGCTCTGGGGTTCTACAAGCTCTCTGGTGCAATCTAAGTCGTATATGGAACATTTCGTGGTGATTTTATCGACTGAGATTTTTGGGGAAATCTGCGTTCATAGACACATTTTTGATCCGCCTTGTCTGTCATACTgggaacatgaaaaaaaaatgtgttgcaaagctagaatacattaagagattgaaaggacaataagaccaaatgaccaatgtccaattaacataaacatgtatatttccacCCGTGGCGTAACTCCTGTGGACAAATGGTATCCAAGTTCCCAATAACTTGGAAAGGCTAGAGCTTGAATTTACTGAGGCATCGGCGATTTGGCCGATAGCTGAGGAAAGCATCAGCCAAAGGGGttcaaaatatgccaaatttgtgTCATTTGGCCAGTTATCGGCCAATGTCATGTGGCAACCCTGACCGCGAGCAAATTCATTGAAATTAGAGGCGCTGCTTCGCTATAATATGTACCAGCGTAGCCTATCAAGTTCCAGTGTGTACCTCGAGCTCTTGAGTCAGTCGTGCGGAAAGAAGGATACGAGATTTGCAGTTGCAGGGGCATATGATTTATGACGAACGTATTCACGCACAGAAAAATATGTCCATTGTCTcgtttatagtttcttttccaacgaaaacgtgccgtttaaaaaaaaaaaggtacccCTCTTCTAAGTTCTGTACATCAGTGCAGCGGGGGCCCCTTTGGTCGGGGGCCCCTGGGTTTGCCCCGTGCGAGCCCATAGGCGTTACGCCGCTGCCTTAAGAGTGCCTCATGCGTAGACTATACGTGTTTGTGACAACAGATGAACGGGAGAGGGCTACGAGGAGGTGTAGAGGGGCGGTAGTCGAGCACTAAGTGCATGGATCATTTCAAACGATATAGCATGCATGCCAAATATTTTAATGCATACTTTCAGTCTACCAAAAACGACGACCTACTCCATTTACAGCAGACGCGACTTATGGAAGTAATCGGACTGTGCGAAAATTATCGATCAAGTATAGCCTAGTATTCGTCATAcaggtaaataaaaaaagtttaagCTCTTCGCCGGTTGACTAGATCACGTCTTCTCTCATCCCCAATGTCGAGTACAACCCGTCCGCATGAATCTGAATGGACATAATATGGCTAAGTGACATGAAAACAACGGTCAGCCTGGCATAAAGATACTGCTTATACCACCCACAGACTGGAGTGTGACGCTAATTATGACCGGTTTTCGAAAAACTTTTTGTCCATGTTCTTATAATATGACTGCGTGCATATATCTGGGCCAACTATATTAACGCGTAATCTCGAGGTTTCGAAGCAATGATGCAATGTTGACGATTTGCTATAAAATTACTCATCTGGTTATTTTacgaaataaacaataattaaatGGATAAAAAGGAGAGGGAAACAGTCAAATACCTACGAAATGTACCATAACTGTACTTCCGTTAGCTTGGAAGAATCCCGGTAGTAACTTTGTTAACCACTAATCTCTGCACTAACTTCAGTTTCCAGTGTTTCTCAACCTACTCCGCACATTGACGTCACGGGTGACCTGCAGTCACCAGAGCGCTTACGAAGTTTTGAGAAAggagcaaattccttgtccaaaagtactaggtttgatcaagttttaccgAGTCCcataagaaaataatacaatgtgccttacatcaatggaaaggtacaagtgtaaagattcaatgtaacataaatTTGAACGGATTAGAGGATGTcgaaaaccaccagctatgcattttaaaggACACACAAAATCCTAAAATGGTCATTGCTCTGTCCTAGAGGTATTAAACTGCGTCGCACAACTTTCACAAATAGTAAAGACAAATCTTGCGTCTCAATTGTCGTTATGCttttatttattgattacaATGTTTACTTTGTAACACAAATAGGCTTTGAAAATTGTGCTCCAACCATGCCCTCATGAGAGTAAGTGTTTATAGatacataataatatattaaatatgtttgtgTGCGCGCGTGTGTGCCGGTATACATATGATAGCAAATCATAGATTACATACACGGGTACCACAGAGACGTGGTGTAATTACCACCAAACTTCTCCGCACCGAATACAGTTATTGGTCCATCACCAAGTAGCATAAAATCACGAAATCCTTCAGTGATATTGGTTACTTCAAGAAACGACACTGCGCAGGCATGTTCGTCGGCTGATGCGTACTTCATACACACATTCGGGAGAGCACTTTCTATGTCTGGACGAAATCGATCCATAAGTGCACAGAAAGGAACTGCCTCGGGTATTGAAGTGCACGTGGTTGAGGCGCAAAAGTCGAGACCCGGGCTATGGGATCCAATACCAAAATCGACCAGGACGACGTCATCAATTTCTTCACGGACGATTGACGTTGGTTCAATACAAGGCATCGTTACTGTGAACTCTATCTTTATTTCCTCTCCTTGATCTCTTAAGAGTACGGACGATTCACTGATGGTCAATTCCTCGACATTTCGAAAAGGGTACAATATGTTTGCTATGGGTAGGGCCTGATCATTATCATTCTGTTGGTACAGCTGCGCCAGTGATAAGTCGTAATGGGGCGGTCCGCAGACGGTGTTGGATAAGAAAGGAATGACAACATAAAAAGATGGAACTGTTGGCGAAATAGCAAATTCTTCCAACAGATCAACCGTCTTTGCGTCACCAAAATCAATGTAAATAACATGTTGTCCATCATCTAGGTGTGGAAAGACTGGAGTCGCAGGAACGTACAGTTGTGGTGCTGAAGAAGAGAAGGCAATATTCATCACGGTATAAAAAACCAGAagaagattattattattatttatagacACCATTTGACTTTCACATATAGTCatattgtttttgaaataatagtGGAATATTTTACCGTCACGATTGTAACATTTTACTAACATTCATTCACGTTACTATCATGGTAACCTAATCTACGGACAGTGTTTGTAAAGACGTTGTCATGTGTAAAACTACAGCCTGTAATTAAATTTCCATTGACCCTCCCACTACTaccaccaaaaataaaaacaagtacCGGAGAATATTTACCTCCAGGTGAAGCCTGCGCATACGTATCGAGTCTTGCCTGGACTGTTGCCGCATCCACTACGATATAAAACCCGACACCATTCCACCTCAAACGTGCAACTTCTACCTCTGTTGAAACGAACTCAGCGGTTGCCAACAGTATCAACAAGGCGAaattcatcatcaatttagcattTGTCATCTTCTTTCGTATATTACTCAAGTATAAGCACAACCGACAAAGAAATACTGAAAATATCAAGTTCTGCAAATTGTGACTTCGCTTCGGCTTTTCCGTCAACGGTTGCTCCGTGTCTTTCAACGACAAAgttgaatttgaaatataatataaatatatcggAGAAAAGCTACACCTCCGCACAAACTGACAGTCACTTGATGATGTTATTCGACGAGTTTGTACCAGCACTTTGTATTTTAGCCTGTGCATTGAAGCGCAATGGGTACGGTGGCTCAAAAGGGACataggaaacaaaaaaaatagtgTCCTCAAAtctcaacattttgaaataaaaagtcagaaatttgagataaaattttgactttaaaagacaaaaatgtttatattttgggacacttatttttcctttcctatgtctcCAATAAGCCACTGTACATCGGTTTCTCTGACCTGGGATAAATCTCGAGAGTACTTAGTGTTTTAAGGGCTTTAATAtaatcatacatacatatgctgAAGTCACGAAACTggattaaataaattaaacttaaatagATACGAGAGAAGTTACTCCTTCTTACTCGTCTTTCAGTACCTGCACATGTTCCAAAATAGACGCTGGCAAAATTACTTCAGATCTGGATGCACTAGTATGTCCATTCGTTTGTGACATTAAAAAAGTATAATAACTCCaccatttgaaatgtttatacTAAGAATACCTTGTTCTTTTTCTCATATTTCCCAAGCCGCATAGTTTATCCCCAAGCACCATGTTGTATTACACTGACCACACCTTCCCTC
It encodes:
- the LOC139970180 gene encoding uncharacterized protein is translated as MTNAKLMMNFALLILLATAEFVSTEVEVARLRWNGVGFYIVVDAATVQARLDTYAQASPGAPQLYVPATPVFPHLDDGQHVIYIDFGDAKTVDLLEEFAISPTVPSFYVVIPFLSNTVCGPPHYDLSLAQLYQQNDNDQALPIANILYPFRNVEELTISESSVLLRDQGEEIKIEFTVTMPCIEPTSIVREEIDDVVLVDFGIGSHSPGLDFCASTTCTSIPEAVPFCALMDRFRPDIESALPNVCMKYASADEHACAVSFLEVTNITEGFRDFMLLGDGPITVFGAEKFGGNYTTSLWYPCM